The Phragmitibacter flavus genome has a segment encoding these proteins:
- a CDS encoding glycosyltransferase family 2 protein has translation MPLPWQETLLFEKFTGLVERRGRTMLSILIATLPQRESLFLRLIEDLRRQSDHRPVEVLVEDSVELSIGEKRNQLMGAASGDYLCFIDDDDRICENYIDLLLEAMEAEPDCCSLNGIITFDGEDPKLFKHSIDYLGIYEEEGVYYRPPNHLNCIRTEIARRFKFPGLNFGEDADFCMQMLNAGALQVEYKIEPVLYYYDYVSSK, from the coding sequence TTGCCGTTGCCTTGGCAAGAAACGCTTTTGTTTGAAAAGTTCACGGGTTTGGTCGAAAGACGCGGCCGCACCATGCTTTCAATTCTCATTGCCACCTTGCCACAACGCGAGTCATTGTTCCTTCGATTGATCGAGGACTTAAGAAGACAAAGTGATCATCGTCCTGTGGAGGTGTTGGTGGAGGACAGTGTGGAACTCAGCATCGGTGAGAAGCGCAATCAATTGATGGGAGCAGCAAGTGGAGACTATCTTTGTTTCATTGATGATGACGACCGGATCTGTGAAAACTATATCGATTTGTTGCTTGAGGCTATGGAGGCGGAACCGGACTGCTGCTCGTTGAATGGCATCATTACTTTTGACGGAGAGGATCCGAAGCTATTTAAGCACTCGATCGACTATCTTGGGATTTACGAGGAAGAGGGTGTTTATTATCGTCCGCCCAACCATCTCAATTGCATTCGCACGGAGATCGCAAGAAGGTTTAAGTTCCCCGGTTTGAATTTTGGTGAGGATGCAGATTTCTGCATGCAAATGCTAAACGCTGGCGCTTTGCAGGTGGAATACAAAATTGAGCCGGTTCTCTACTATTATGACTATGTGTCGAGTAAGTAA
- a CDS encoding efflux RND transporter periplasmic adaptor subunit: MKTKTSLRIVLVLSLLVAAVLILQARASNGEPAATAATAAAAASPAPKVTVAQVEQQNVVEHRELLGRVDAIETVEVRPRVSGHIQSVNLHPGQDVQQGDLLFTIDPRWYQAAFDLAQSTVNRAKVRVRIAERDAQRSNELLKNRAISVEEAETRTSLLDETRAELLAAEASLATAQLDLEHTQVRAPISGRINRAYVTSGNLISGAPGSATLLTTIVSNGDVYVYADVDEATLLTFNQINRAKDNTNKAAIPVTMQLTGETDYPHHGRIESSDNRLDPATGSLVLRMVFPNPDGKLVPGLAARVMLPISSAEPKLLVNERAIGTNQSQKFVLTVNDTNTVAYRTVKLGPIVNGKRIIRDGLTPADRIIINGLQRVSAGMTVTPETIDSVAVTQASNL, translated from the coding sequence ATGAAAACCAAAACATCTCTCCGCATCGTCCTGGTGCTCTCGCTCCTCGTCGCCGCCGTCCTCATCCTCCAGGCCCGAGCCAGCAACGGCGAACCCGCTGCCACCGCTGCCACCGCTGCCGCCGCTGCATCTCCCGCCCCCAAGGTCACCGTCGCCCAGGTCGAACAACAAAACGTGGTCGAACACCGCGAACTCCTCGGTCGTGTCGATGCCATCGAAACCGTCGAAGTCCGCCCCCGCGTCTCCGGCCACATCCAATCCGTCAACCTGCACCCCGGACAAGACGTCCAACAAGGCGACCTCCTCTTCACCATCGACCCCCGCTGGTATCAGGCCGCCTTCGACCTCGCCCAATCCACCGTCAACCGCGCCAAAGTCCGCGTCCGCATCGCCGAACGCGACGCCCAACGCTCCAACGAACTCCTCAAAAACCGCGCCATCTCCGTCGAAGAAGCCGAAACCCGCACCTCGCTTCTCGACGAAACCCGCGCCGAACTCCTCGCCGCCGAAGCCAGTCTCGCCACCGCCCAGCTCGACCTTGAACACACCCAGGTCCGCGCCCCCATCAGCGGCCGCATCAACCGTGCCTACGTCACCTCCGGCAACCTGATCTCCGGCGCCCCCGGCTCCGCCACCCTGCTCACCACCATCGTCTCCAACGGTGACGTCTACGTCTACGCCGATGTCGACGAAGCCACCCTGCTCACCTTCAACCAGATCAACCGCGCCAAAGACAACACCAACAAAGCCGCCATCCCCGTCACCATGCAGCTCACCGGCGAAACCGACTACCCCCATCACGGCCGCATCGAATCCTCCGACAACCGCCTCGATCCCGCCACCGGCAGCCTCGTCCTGCGCATGGTCTTCCCCAATCCCGACGGCAAACTCGTCCCCGGCCTCGCCGCCCGCGTCATGCTCCCCATCAGCAGCGCCGAACCCAAACTCCTCGTCAACGAACGCGCCATCGGCACCAACCAAAGCCAGAAATTCGTCCTCACCGTCAACGACACCAACACCGTCGCTTATCGCACCGTCAAACTCGGCCCCATCGTCAACGGCAAACGCATCATCCGCGACGGCCTCACCCCCGCCGACCGCATCATCATCAACGGTCTCCAACGCGTCAGCGCCGGCATGACCGTCACCCCCGAGACCATCGACTCCGTCGCCGTCACACAAGCCTCCAACCTGTAA
- a CDS encoding Gfo/Idh/MocA family protein: MNRRRFLKHAAASTATASIGFPAITSVAAPNSQINIACIGVGGMGKGTISSIASHPKAKIVALCDVDKNLLQKTAATYPDASQHLDWRELLADHSSKFDAITIATPDHMHATPCVLAIRAKKHIYLQKPMAPTVHECRVIVAEAEKAGVITQMGNQGRSSIESRMMVQLLQTGAIGKIKEIILWENKPLSWWPTNTTLTPQGDTPPDTLDWDKWLGVRDSVPFLNGAYHPQHWRAWRDYGVGELGDMGCHHFDATVDALQLSPALRVKQTHTGETGTGLWSKAREVEFEFAGTSFTAGDTLKLTWLDGEHHPDASKIPMPKALTKFPLQGGLWIGDKGSIFKPYNQRPFVLPEENFPNEKYPRNFPKQDHYHDWVDAIINNRPATSHFKHAANLTEVVLVGTLAEHAPNEWVTWDAKTQQTNHDTINANLIRPYREGWKVEGLG; encoded by the coding sequence ATGAATCGCCGCCGTTTCCTCAAGCACGCTGCTGCCAGCACTGCCACCGCCAGCATCGGATTCCCCGCCATCACCAGCGTTGCCGCCCCCAACTCCCAGATCAACATTGCCTGCATCGGCGTCGGCGGCATGGGCAAAGGCACCATCAGTTCCATCGCTTCGCACCCCAAAGCCAAGATCGTCGCCCTTTGTGATGTCGACAAAAACCTGCTCCAAAAAACCGCCGCGACCTATCCCGACGCCTCGCAGCACCTCGACTGGCGCGAACTCCTTGCCGATCATTCCAGCAAATTCGACGCCATTACCATCGCCACCCCCGACCACATGCACGCCACCCCGTGCGTGCTCGCCATTCGCGCGAAAAAGCACATCTACCTGCAAAAACCCATGGCCCCCACCGTCCATGAGTGTCGCGTCATCGTTGCCGAGGCCGAAAAAGCCGGGGTCATCACCCAAATGGGCAATCAAGGCCGCAGCAGCATCGAAAGCCGCATGATGGTCCAGCTTCTGCAAACCGGAGCCATCGGCAAAATCAAAGAAATCATCCTCTGGGAAAACAAACCCCTCAGCTGGTGGCCAACAAACACCACCCTCACGCCTCAGGGCGACACCCCACCCGACACCCTTGATTGGGACAAGTGGCTCGGCGTGCGCGACTCCGTCCCTTTTCTCAACGGAGCTTATCACCCCCAACACTGGCGTGCCTGGCGCGACTACGGCGTCGGCGAACTCGGCGACATGGGGTGCCATCACTTCGACGCCACCGTCGATGCCCTCCAGCTCTCCCCCGCCCTCCGAGTCAAACAAACCCACACCGGCGAAACCGGCACCGGCCTCTGGTCCAAAGCCCGCGAAGTCGAATTCGAATTCGCCGGAACCTCCTTTACCGCTGGCGACACCCTCAAGCTCACCTGGCTCGACGGCGAACATCATCCCGACGCCAGCAAAATCCCCATGCCCAAAGCCCTCACCAAATTCCCGCTTCAAGGCGGACTGTGGATCGGCGACAAAGGCAGCATCTTCAAACCCTACAACCAGCGTCCCTTCGTCCTTCCCGAAGAGAACTTCCCCAACGAGAAGTATCCGCGCAACTTCCCCAAACAGGACCACTATCACGACTGGGTCGACGCCATCATCAACAACCGTCCTGCCACCTCCCACTTCAAACACGCCGCCAACCTTACCGAAGTTGTCCTCGTCGGCACCCTCGCCGAACATGCCCCAAATGAGTGGGTCACCTGGGACGCCAAAACTCAACAGACCAATCACGACACCATCAACGCCAACCTCATCCGTCCCTACCGTGAAGGCTGGAAAGTTGAGGGCCTGGGATAA
- a CDS encoding TetR/AcrR family transcriptional regulator: MGRTSDAKERLLKAALDLIWERSYGVVTIDNICEKAGVKKGSFYYFFDSKSTLAVAALEEDWQQSGKTKLDNLFSASNPPLERIRAALQSVYDSQVEIQKEHGQILGCPCFSLGSEVSTQDEAIATKVKELLQRQVRYYESAIRDAQAEGTLPPGDAALKAKSLFAFIEGSLTQARIHNDLDFLRTLPDTAMDMLGAKRLESTH; this comes from the coding sequence ATGGGACGCACCAGCGACGCAAAAGAACGCCTTTTAAAGGCGGCGCTGGATCTTATCTGGGAACGCAGCTACGGCGTCGTCACCATCGACAACATCTGCGAAAAGGCCGGCGTCAAAAAAGGCAGCTTCTATTATTTCTTCGACTCGAAGTCCACCCTCGCCGTGGCCGCCCTTGAGGAAGACTGGCAGCAAAGCGGCAAAACCAAGTTGGACAATCTGTTCTCTGCCTCCAACCCTCCCCTTGAGCGCATCCGCGCCGCCCTTCAATCCGTCTACGATTCCCAGGTGGAGATCCAGAAAGAACACGGTCAAATACTCGGCTGCCCCTGTTTCTCCCTCGGTTCCGAAGTCAGCACCCAGGATGAAGCCATTGCCACCAAGGTGAAGGAACTCCTCCAGCGCCAGGTCCGGTATTACGAGTCCGCCATCCGTGACGCCCAAGCCGAAGGCACCCTCCCTCCCGGCGACGCCGCGCTCAAGGCAAAATCCCTCTTCGCTTTCATCGAAGGCAGCCTTACTCAAGCGCGCATCCACAACGACCTCGACTTCCTCCGCACCCTTCCCGACACCGCCATGGACATGCTCGGTGCCAAGCGCCTTGAGTCCACTCATTAG
- the trpD gene encoding anthranilate phosphoribosyltransferase, producing the protein MQNFVEQLRNGQDLDAGQVHEATGFLLDPEAASEDKAAFLKALAVKGETAGEISAFVKEFLQHAVVPGIDPKSLDGPMLDVVGTGGDKLNLFNVSSTAMFILAAGGVCIVKHGNRGITSKSGGADVLEALGVKIDLPPAELARCVREVGLGFVFAPSYHPAFKSVVAARKILAGEGQRSIFNLLGPLLNPARPPYQLLGVFDERLVPMFAEILKDLGRESAWVVHGTTADGRGMDELSTLGKNKVAKYSAAGIELTELDPLAEGFAEAKIEDLVGGGAVENATILEDILAGRLRGPKREIAVLNAAAGFVIVGKATTLQEGKALAEELIGRGAAHAKLQAVQQWI; encoded by the coding sequence ATGCAGAATTTTGTGGAACAACTTCGGAATGGGCAGGACTTGGATGCCGGGCAGGTGCATGAGGCGACGGGATTTTTGCTGGACCCCGAGGCAGCGTCGGAGGACAAGGCCGCGTTTTTGAAGGCGCTGGCGGTGAAGGGGGAGACGGCGGGGGAGATCTCGGCTTTTGTTAAGGAATTTTTGCAGCATGCGGTGGTGCCGGGGATTGATCCGAAGTCATTGGACGGTCCGATGCTGGATGTGGTGGGCACGGGTGGGGACAAGCTGAATCTGTTTAATGTGTCGAGCACGGCGATGTTCATCCTGGCGGCGGGCGGGGTGTGTATTGTGAAGCATGGGAATCGCGGCATCACCAGCAAGAGCGGGGGCGCGGATGTGCTGGAGGCGTTGGGGGTGAAGATTGATCTGCCTCCGGCGGAACTGGCGCGGTGCGTGCGCGAGGTGGGACTGGGTTTTGTGTTTGCGCCGTCGTATCATCCGGCATTCAAGAGTGTGGTGGCGGCGAGAAAGATTTTGGCGGGGGAAGGGCAGCGCAGCATTTTTAATTTGCTGGGTCCGTTGTTGAATCCGGCGCGTCCGCCGTATCAGCTCTTGGGGGTTTTTGATGAGCGCTTGGTGCCGATGTTTGCGGAGATCTTGAAGGATTTGGGAAGGGAGTCGGCCTGGGTGGTGCATGGCACGACGGCGGATGGTCGGGGCATGGATGAACTTAGCACGCTGGGAAAAAACAAGGTGGCGAAGTATTCAGCGGCGGGGATCGAGTTGACGGAACTGGACCCGCTGGCGGAAGGATTTGCTGAGGCGAAGATCGAGGATCTGGTGGGTGGCGGCGCGGTGGAGAATGCGACGATTCTTGAGGATATTCTGGCGGGTCGTTTACGCGGTCCGAAGCGCGAGATCGCGGTGCTCAACGCGGCGGCGGGTTTTGTGATTGTGGGCAAGGCAACGACGTTGCAGGAGGGCAAGGCACTGGCGGAAGAACTGATCGGGCGCGGGGCGGCGCATGCAAAATTGCAGGCGGTGCAGCAGTGGATTTGA
- a CDS encoding efflux RND transporter permease subunit: MNFSDFFIKRPIFAGVLSIITLLIGGIALWLLPVSEYPEVVPPTVVVTARYPGANPKTIAETVSTPLEQAITGVENSLYMFSQATTDGVMTLTITFKLGTDPDKAQVQVQNRVAQAEPKLPEEVRRIGVNTLKSSPDMTLVVHLFSPDGRYDDVFVRNYATLQVRDVLARLPGVGQVQLFGSGDYAMRIWLDPNKVASRNLTASDVVAAIREQNVQVAAGSVGQQPNPNAAETELLINTKGRLITEEEFENIVIKIGTRGERVLLRDIARVELAASEYALRSLLNNKASVGLPVFQLPGTNSLELSSQVRETMAVLKKDFPEGLDYAFAYDPTVFVRHSIKAVVHTLLEAVALVVLVVLIFLQTWRASIIPLAAVPVSLIGTFAIMSALGFSINALSLFGLVLAIGIVVDDAIVVVENVERNIALGHSPVEATKIAMREVTGPIVATALVLSAVFIPTAFIPGLSGQFYKQFAITIAISTIISAINSLTLSPALSALLLKDHHAPKDWLSRAMDKTFGWFFRPFNRFFEWASHQYSNGVARLIRVSAIGLLVYGGLLFLTWKSFSAVPAGFVPAQDKQYLIAFAQLPEGASIERTDAVIRRMSEIAMKHPGVADVIAFPGLSINGFTNSPNSGIAFTTLKPFEERHTPELSGTAIAQQLQAEFGDVQDAFIAIFTPPPVNGLGTTGGFKFYVSDRADLGYDELYTATQALIAKANQTPGLAGLFTSYTVNNPQLEAEVDRAKAKQQGIPLANIFETMQINLGSLYVNDFNRFGRTYQVIAQADAEFRTGAADITRLKTRNQNGEMVPLGSLMSVNETYGPDRAMRYNGYRAAEINGMPAPGYSSGEAEAIMEKLAAETLPKGMVLDWTELTYQKILVGNTGMLIFPISILLVFLVLAAQYESFRLPFAVLLIVPMALLSAMVGVWLTDGDNNIFTQIGLIVLIGLAAKNAILIVEFAVKLREEGKGIVESALEASRLRLRPILMTSIAFIAGVFPLVIASGAGAEMRQAMGVAVFAGMIGVTIFGLFLTPIFYVVLEKLGVKKTKPTTESTPNLIHVEAS, encoded by the coding sequence ATGAACTTCTCCGACTTCTTCATCAAACGCCCCATCTTCGCTGGCGTCCTCTCCATCATCACCCTGCTCATCGGCGGCATCGCCCTCTGGCTCCTCCCCGTCAGCGAATACCCCGAAGTCGTCCCCCCCACCGTCGTCGTCACCGCCCGCTACCCCGGTGCCAACCCCAAAACCATCGCCGAAACCGTCTCCACCCCCCTCGAACAAGCCATCACCGGCGTCGAGAACTCCCTCTACATGTTCTCCCAAGCCACCACCGATGGCGTGATGACCCTCACCATCACCTTCAAGCTCGGCACCGACCCCGACAAAGCCCAGGTCCAGGTGCAAAATCGCGTCGCCCAGGCCGAACCTAAACTCCCAGAAGAAGTCCGCCGCATCGGCGTCAACACCCTCAAAAGTTCGCCGGACATGACCCTCGTTGTCCACCTCTTCTCCCCCGATGGACGCTATGATGACGTCTTCGTCCGCAACTACGCCACCCTGCAAGTGCGCGACGTCCTCGCCCGCCTCCCCGGCGTCGGCCAGGTCCAACTGTTCGGCTCCGGCGACTACGCCATGCGCATCTGGCTCGACCCCAACAAAGTCGCCTCACGCAACCTCACCGCCTCCGACGTCGTCGCCGCCATCCGCGAACAAAACGTGCAGGTCGCCGCCGGCTCCGTCGGCCAGCAACCCAATCCCAACGCCGCCGAAACCGAACTCCTCATCAACACCAAAGGCCGCCTCATCACCGAAGAAGAATTCGAAAACATCGTCATCAAAATCGGCACCCGCGGCGAACGCGTCCTCCTCCGCGACATCGCCCGCGTCGAACTCGCCGCCTCCGAATACGCCCTCCGTTCCCTCCTCAACAACAAAGCCTCCGTCGGCCTGCCCGTCTTCCAACTCCCCGGCACCAACTCCCTCGAACTCTCCAGCCAGGTCCGCGAAACCATGGCCGTCCTCAAAAAAGACTTCCCCGAAGGCCTCGACTACGCCTTCGCTTACGATCCCACCGTCTTCGTCCGCCACTCCATCAAAGCCGTCGTCCACACCCTCCTCGAAGCCGTCGCCCTCGTCGTTCTTGTCGTCCTCATCTTCCTGCAAACCTGGCGCGCCTCCATCATCCCCCTCGCCGCCGTCCCCGTCTCATTGATCGGCACCTTCGCCATCATGAGCGCCCTCGGCTTCTCCATCAACGCCCTCTCGCTCTTCGGACTCGTCCTCGCCATCGGCATCGTCGTCGATGACGCCATCGTCGTGGTCGAAAACGTCGAACGCAACATCGCCCTCGGCCACTCCCCCGTCGAAGCCACCAAAATCGCCATGCGCGAAGTCACCGGCCCCATCGTCGCCACCGCGCTCGTCCTCTCCGCCGTCTTCATCCCCACCGCCTTCATCCCCGGCCTCAGCGGACAATTTTATAAACAGTTCGCCATCACCATCGCCATCTCCACCATCATCTCCGCGATCAACTCCCTCACCCTCTCCCCCGCCCTCAGCGCCCTCCTTCTCAAAGATCACCACGCCCCCAAGGACTGGCTCTCACGCGCCATGGACAAAACCTTTGGCTGGTTCTTCCGACCCTTCAACCGCTTCTTCGAATGGGCCTCCCATCAATACTCCAACGGCGTCGCCCGCCTCATCCGCGTCAGCGCCATCGGCCTCCTCGTCTACGGCGGCCTCCTTTTCCTCACCTGGAAATCCTTCAGCGCCGTCCCAGCCGGATTCGTCCCCGCCCAGGACAAACAATACCTCATCGCCTTCGCCCAACTCCCTGAAGGTGCCTCCATCGAACGCACCGACGCCGTCATCCGCCGCATGAGCGAGATCGCCATGAAACACCCCGGCGTCGCCGACGTCATCGCCTTCCCCGGCCTCTCCATCAACGGCTTCACCAACAGCCCCAACTCCGGCATCGCCTTCACCACCCTCAAACCCTTCGAAGAACGCCACACCCCCGAACTCTCCGGCACCGCCATCGCCCAACAACTGCAAGCCGAATTCGGCGACGTCCAGGACGCCTTCATCGCCATCTTCACCCCGCCCCCCGTCAACGGACTCGGCACCACCGGCGGCTTCAAATTCTACGTCTCCGACCGCGCCGATCTCGGATACGACGAACTCTACACCGCCACCCAGGCCCTCATCGCCAAAGCCAACCAAACCCCCGGACTCGCTGGCCTCTTCACCAGCTACACCGTCAACAACCCCCAGCTCGAAGCCGAAGTCGACCGAGCCAAAGCCAAACAACAAGGCATCCCCTTGGCCAACATCTTCGAGACCATGCAAATCAACCTCGGCTCCCTTTACGTCAACGACTTCAACCGCTTCGGCCGCACCTATCAAGTCATCGCCCAGGCCGACGCCGAATTCCGCACCGGAGCCGCCGACATCACCCGCTTAAAAACCCGCAACCAAAACGGCGAAATGGTCCCCCTCGGTTCCCTCATGAGCGTCAACGAAACCTACGGACCCGACCGCGCCATGCGTTACAACGGCTACCGCGCCGCCGAGATTAACGGCATGCCCGCCCCCGGCTACAGCTCCGGCGAGGCCGAAGCCATCATGGAAAAACTCGCCGCCGAAACCCTCCCCAAAGGCATGGTGCTCGACTGGACCGAACTCACCTATCAAAAGATCCTCGTCGGCAACACCGGCATGCTCATCTTCCCCATCAGCATCCTCTTGGTCTTCCTCGTCCTCGCCGCCCAATACGAAAGCTTCCGCCTTCCCTTCGCCGTCCTGTTGATCGTCCCCATGGCCCTCCTCTCCGCCATGGTCGGCGTCTGGCTCACCGATGGCGACAACAACATCTTCACCCAGATCGGCCTCATCGTCTTGATCGGCCTCGCCGCCAAAAACGCCATCCTCATCGTCGAATTCGCCGTCAAACTCCGCGAAGAAGGCAAAGGCATCGTCGAATCCGCCCTGGAAGCCAGCCGTCTCCGACTCCGTCCCATCCTCATGACCAGCATCGCCTTCATCGCCGGCGTCTTCCCCTTAGTGATCGCCTCCGGAGCCGGCGCCGAAATGCGCCAAGCCATGGGCGTCGCCGTCTTCGCCGGCATGATCGGCGTCACCATCTTCGGCCTGTTCCTCACCCCCATCTTCTACGTCGTCCTGGAAAAGCTCGGCGTGAAGAAAACCAAACCCACTACCGAGTCCACCCCAAACCTCATCCATGTCGAAGCCAGCTAA
- a CDS encoding glucose 1-dehydrogenase: MKTDNLINKVALVTGASKGIGAAIAKHLAAAGASVAVNYASSKTGADQVVAEITAAGGKAVAVQGDLAKPEDITRLVAETVAAFGKIDILVNNAGVYEFGPLEDITPEHFHRQFDVNVLGLLLTTQEAVKHFPETGGSVINIGSTITSVKFATTAVYTGTKAAVDVITSVLSKELGARKIRVNSVNPGMVETEGTHTAGVIGSDMEKNVVATTLLGRIGQPDDIAKVVTFIASDDAGWITGELLNVNGGLA; this comes from the coding sequence ATGAAAACCGATAACCTCATCAACAAAGTCGCCCTCGTCACCGGAGCCTCCAAAGGCATTGGAGCCGCCATCGCCAAGCACCTCGCCGCCGCTGGAGCATCCGTCGCCGTCAACTACGCCTCCAGCAAAACCGGGGCCGATCAAGTCGTCGCCGAAATCACCGCCGCCGGAGGCAAAGCCGTCGCCGTCCAGGGCGACCTCGCCAAACCCGAAGACATCACCCGCCTCGTCGCGGAAACCGTCGCCGCCTTCGGTAAAATCGACATTCTCGTCAACAACGCCGGCGTCTACGAGTTCGGCCCCTTGGAAGACATCACCCCCGAACACTTCCATCGCCAGTTCGACGTCAACGTGCTCGGCCTGCTGCTCACCACTCAGGAAGCCGTGAAACACTTCCCTGAAACCGGCGGCAGCGTCATCAACATCGGCTCCACCATCACCAGCGTCAAATTTGCCACCACCGCCGTTTACACCGGCACCAAAGCCGCCGTGGACGTGATCACCTCCGTCCTCTCCAAAGAACTCGGAGCCCGGAAGATTCGCGTCAATTCCGTCAACCCCGGCATGGTTGAAACCGAAGGCACCCACACCGCCGGCGTTATCGGATCGGACATGGAAAAGAACGTCGTCGCCACCACCCTGCTCGGCCGCATCGGCCAGCCCGATGACATCGCCAAAGTCGTCACCTTCATCGCCTCCGACGACGCCGGCTGGATCACCGGCGAGCTCCTCAACGTCAACGGCGGCCTGGCCTGA
- a CDS encoding glycosyltransferase family 2 protein, protein MLSTSSTPTISLLHATRGRPELAAATRKSWLEAAKSPEQVEHLFALDADDVSSTEQLSNFYHCVVNQTNAGCVAAWNLAAAKSRGSILILLSDDWQARPGWDQEIIKRLGDLSQPKVLRVSDGHRRDDILCLGICTRARYLQQGAILHEGYQGIYSDDEFSLRAYRDGVVVDARDLQFVHAHPHFNPSIALDETYLRQNSTDREIHGRQLFLRRNPQALGHWLHPSDPQRKFVPWDPSAEFELPLISVIMRSHNRPQMMRRAVNSVRQQSYPNIELIVVAHGEALQYAPVIVEEGNPSRHLPLQILEAQPTAKLGAMLNAGASTAKGQWLIVLDDDDTWHSECLEKLACGLLAKLQPSPRGSACQHTYIYENILPDGEIVETHRVLATPGFTRLLLSEHLGNNRLAIHSFLYEKSLWQELDGYDESLDVAEDWDFSRRCLLRADFLVVPQSLAYYHLRPQAADQTQTSNAINHAYARSHLLNGAARVALNEPQLAAAALISSSIAELRDEFFQLRSQLASREQDIKKLQTQLKDSVKNLQKSEKSLAKIQAAVSNWNGRSWITRAFHRLRV, encoded by the coding sequence ATGCTTTCCACCTCATCGACTCCGACCATCTCACTTCTGCATGCCACGCGAGGTCGGCCTGAACTTGCCGCCGCCACCCGGAAATCCTGGCTTGAAGCAGCTAAATCGCCCGAACAGGTGGAGCACCTCTTTGCACTTGATGCTGATGACGTTTCATCAACTGAACAGCTTTCTAATTTCTACCACTGCGTCGTAAATCAAACCAATGCCGGTTGTGTGGCTGCCTGGAATCTCGCCGCCGCCAAATCCCGGGGCTCGATCCTCATCCTGCTGTCGGATGACTGGCAAGCTCGACCCGGATGGGACCAGGAAATCATCAAGCGGCTTGGTGATCTGTCTCAACCAAAAGTGCTGCGGGTCAGCGACGGACATCGGCGTGACGACATCCTCTGTTTGGGCATCTGCACCCGCGCCCGCTACCTTCAGCAAGGAGCCATTCTGCATGAAGGTTATCAGGGCATCTATTCCGATGACGAGTTCAGCCTGCGCGCCTACCGGGATGGCGTCGTCGTGGACGCGAGAGACCTTCAATTCGTCCACGCACACCCTCACTTCAACCCCTCCATCGCCCTGGATGAAACCTACCTGCGGCAAAATTCTACTGATCGTGAGATACACGGTCGACAACTCTTTCTTCGTCGCAATCCACAAGCCCTTGGCCACTGGCTCCATCCCTCCGATCCACAACGAAAGTTCGTCCCCTGGGACCCCTCTGCTGAATTTGAATTGCCCTTGATCTCGGTCATCATGCGCTCCCACAACCGACCGCAGATGATGCGTCGTGCCGTCAACTCGGTGCGCCAGCAAAGTTACCCGAACATCGAACTCATCGTGGTCGCCCATGGGGAAGCCCTTCAATATGCGCCCGTCATCGTTGAAGAAGGTAACCCCAGCCGACATCTGCCCCTTCAAATACTCGAAGCACAGCCCACCGCCAAGCTAGGTGCCATGCTGAATGCAGGAGCCAGCACCGCCAAGGGACAGTGGCTCATCGTTCTGGACGACGACGACACCTGGCATTCTGAATGCCTGGAAAAACTTGCTTGCGGCCTGCTTGCCAAGCTCCAGCCGTCACCACGCGGTTCCGCCTGTCAGCACACCTACATCTACGAAAACATCCTGCCCGATGGCGAAATTGTTGAGACCCATCGAGTCCTCGCCACCCCCGGGTTCACCCGTCTCCTGCTCAGCGAGCACCTTGGGAACAACAGGCTGGCCATCCATTCCTTCCTCTACGAAAAATCGCTATGGCAGGAGTTGGACGGCTACGATGAATCCCTTGATGTCGCCGAGGACTGGGATTTCAGCCGCCGCTGCCTCTTGCGCGCCGACTTCCTCGTCGTCCCTCAATCGCTCGCCTACTACCATTTGCGTCCTCAAGCAGCCGATCAAACACAGACCAGCAATGCCATCAATCACGCCTACGCCAGGTCACATCTTTTGAATGGAGCAGCTCGGGTCGCCCTCAACGAACCCCAACTCGCCGCCGCCGCCCTGATCTCATCCTCCATCGCCGAGCTCCGCGATGAATTTTTTCAACTGCGCAGCCAACTGGCATCCAGAGAACAGGACATCAAGAAGCTCCAAACCCAGCTAAAGGACAGCGTCAAGAATCTCCAAAAATCCGAAAAATCCTTGGCGAAAATCCAGGCCGCCGTTTCCAATTGGAACGGTCGATCCTGGATCACCCGCGCCTTTCATCGGCTACGGGTTTGA